A genomic segment from Paralichthys olivaceus isolate ysfri-2021 chromosome 22, ASM2471397v2, whole genome shotgun sequence encodes:
- the LOC109634789 gene encoding RING finger protein 222: MTGDVVPAPQQSCPAAAAAPTPGEPMDVECPICYQEYNQFNKCPRVLECLHVFCTECLQRIQLSRYEPLDPRSPPAIPCPLCRHLTPLASGDPLSLPSNSRILARLPPLAFRLPVTMATRLATVTQRVVVSLEGESRDTRFIILPTVSLRVQQMHPDRPYGMAPGLVGEDEVIEQSKKTLFCVQLLAIIFWVLFVITCVVGVVFGPHFLNNKL; encoded by the coding sequence ATGACAGGGGATGTTGTCCCAGCTCCCCAGCAGAGCTGCCCAGCTGCCGCAGCTGCACCCACCCCTGGGGAGCCCATGGATGTGGAGTGTCCCATCTGCTACCAGGAGTACAACCAGTTCAACAAATGTCCCCGCGTGCTGGAGTGCCTCCATGTATTTTGCACAGAGTGCCTCCAGAGGATCCAGCTCAGCCGTTACGAGCCACTGGACCCCCGCAGCCCACCAGCCATCCCCTGCCCCTTGTGCCGCCACCTGACCCCTCTGGCATCTGGGGATCCCCTGTCCTTACCCTCCAACTCTCGCATCCTGGCCAGGCTGCCCCCCTTGGCCTTCCGCCTGCCTGTGACCATGGCAACCCGCCTGGCCACAGTCACCCAGAGAGTGGTGGTCTCCCTGGAGGGCGAGAGCAGGGACACCCGCTTCATCATCCTACCCACTGTGAGCCTGCGGGTGCAGCAGATGCACCCGGACAGGCCGTACGGCATGGCACCAGGCCTGGTGGGCGAGGACGAGGTCATAGAGCAGAGCAAGAAGACACTGTtctgtgtgcagctgctggCCATCATCTTCTGGGTGCTGTTTGTCATCACCTGCGTGGTCGGGGTGGTGTTTGGGCCACATTTCTTAAACAACAAACTTTAA